One window of Vespa velutina chromosome 2, iVesVel2.1, whole genome shotgun sequence genomic DNA carries:
- the LOC124947103 gene encoding protein FRA10AC1 has product MFPAYAYLSAYDRHKKLINDYLLLKGETVASLKRDTSRDKRDFDVIKENHKFLWDEDDDQPNTWEARLAKKYYDKLFKEYCICDLIYYKYNKVALRWRTEKEVIVGKGQFECGNKKCAIKEDLRSWEVNFGYVEHGEKKNALVKLRLCPECSVKLNYRSQKREVKRRKSLKRLGSHSGSNIEKPSTSDDTSDNTRVNENENPSIPENIDNTVDEESKSNIWKEKPVESMERSREEEFEEYLADLFM; this is encoded by the exons atGTTCCCAGCTTATGCTTATTTATCTGCTTACGACAGACATAAAAAACTTATAAATGATTACCTGTTATTAAAAGGAGAAACTGTAGCATCTTTAAAACGagacac GTCCCGAGATAAGAGAGATTTTGAtgttatcaaagaaaatcataaatttcTGTGGGATGAGGATGACGATCAACCAAATACATGGGAAGCTCGTTTGGCCAAAAAATACTATGATAAATTGTTTAAGGAATATTGCATTTGTGACTTgatctattataaatacaacaaG GTTGCACTAAGATGGAGAACGGAGAAGGAAGTAATTGTAGGCAAAGGACAATTTGAATGTGGCAATAAAAAATGCGCTATAAAAGAGGATCTTCGTTCTTGGGAAGTTAATTTTGGTTATGTCGAgcatggagaaaaaaaaaatgctttaGTAAAACTGC GTTTGTGCCCAGAATGTTCAGTAAAGTTGAATTATCGGTCGCAAAAGCgtgaagtaaaaagaagaaaatcattgaaacGTCTAGGATCCCATTCTGGATCCAATATTGAAAAACCAAGTACATCTGATGACACATCTGATAATACAAGAgtcaatgaaaatgaaaatccgTCAATCCCTGAAAATATTGACAATACTGTTGATGAAGAATCGAAATCTAatatttggaaagaaaaacCTGTAGAATCAATGGAGCGatcaagagaagaagaatttgaAGAATATCTGGCTGATTTgttcatgtaa
- the LOC124947100 gene encoding general transcription factor IIH subunit 3 → MSGEKTSEKIDKEKNLLIVVLDVNPLQRIVKEETKILTQCLDSTIVFANAHLMQASNNQLAVMACHGHGATFLYPSEKTNDIRQIDGQYEKFTEVERTVRQQIQLFVNQIPLDASLNGESLISGALSMALCYISRISQDKEGDEKFYSRILVITASNDSTMQYMNYMNIFFTAQKMNVILDVCSLDQELTLLQQGCDITGGNYLKVPQLNGLLQYLLWVFLPDSSVRSKLVLPPPVEVDYRAACFCHQELVDIGYVCSVCLSIFCKFSPICTTCHTVFKMPGPIPMKMKKKKKNIDITH, encoded by the exons ATGTCCGGTGAAAAAACCAGTGAAAAAATTG ataaagaaaagaatttattaattgtcgTATTAGATGTTAATCCATTGCAGAGAATTGTTAAAGAAGAAACCAAAATATTGACACAATGTTTAGATTCAACAATTGTATTTGCCAATGCACACTTAATGCAAGCGTCAAACAATCAATTAGCAGTAATGGCTTGTCATGGACATGGAGCAACGTTTTTATATCCTTCTGAGAAAACCAATGATATACGTCAAATCGATGgacaatatgaaaaatttacagAGGTAGAACGTACTGTCAGACAACAGATACAACTGTTTGTAAATCAAATACCGTTAGATGCTTCATTGAATGGTGAAAGTCTTATTTCTGGAGCACTTTCCATGGCATTATGTTATATTTCAAGAATATCTCAGGATAAAGAGGGAGatgagaaattttattcaagaaTACTTGTGATCACCGCTAGTAATGACTCTACTATgcaatatatgaattatatgaatatattttttactgcACAAAAGATG AATGTTATACTGGATGTATGTAGCTTGGATCAAGAATTAACATTGCTACAACAAGGCTGTGATATAACTGGaggaaattatttgaaagtaCCACAGTTGAATGGATTGTTGCAGTATTTATTA tggGTCTTTTTACCAGATTCTAGTGTTAGATCAAAATTAGTATTACCACCACCGGTAGAAGTTGATTATCGTGCTGCGTGCTTTTGTCATCAAGAACTTGTAGACATTGGTTATGTATGCTCTGTTTGTTTATcaa TTTTCTGTAAATTTAGTCCAATTTGTACCACGTGCCA TACAGTATTCAAGATGCCAGGACCAATaccaatgaaaatgaaaaaaaagaaaaagaatatagatatcacacattga
- the LOC124947098 gene encoding sideroflexin-2-like isoform X1 codes for MSDKDQNSNDSKNQLDERINVDEALWDQNTYIGRWKQMAFISDFRTIFVSKEKLYQAKKLCNDYALGNEPEDLKKEDIIYAKKLYDSSFHPDNNELMNLIGRMSFQFPGNAILLMAMMTFYKSTVALLGLQVINQAFTTIVNYTNRSITTNELDESKNNIVAEEAFLCSAAASSMVVYGLKQMFYCRGPLFARLIPLGGLTIGNMINFAVIRQKEIINGIPVWVIHEEPFMNSKVAAIKAASECFFTRTLTVAPTMIMIPIVAEYIRTTCFYYRRPWALLPIKLSLCLASLLVMIPSALALYPMCNCMRPDLMKIFPSEYNEFTEKFKEEVQPDRIYYNKGL; via the exons atgtcGGACAAGGATCAAAATTCGAACGATTCGAAAAATCAATTGGACGAACGAATAAACGTTGACGAAGCATTATGGGATCAGAATACTTATATTGGTAGATGGAAACAAATGGCTTTCATTAGCGACTTCCGAACTATTTTTGtgtcgaaagagaaattatatcaAGCTAAAAAACTTTGTAATGATTATGC GTTGGGAAATGAACCagaagatttgaaaaaagaagatatcatTTATGCGAAGAAACTTTACGACAGTTCCTTCCATCCTGATAACAATGAATTGATGAATCTCATTGGTAGAATGTCATTTCAATTTCCTGGTAATGCCATTTTACTCATGGCAATGATGACGTTTTACaa ATCTACGGTTGCTCTTCTAGGCTTGCAAGTAATTAATCAAGCATTTACTACTATcgttaattatacaaatagaaGTATAACAACCAATGAGTTAGAtgaatctaaaaataatatcgtagcAGAGGAAGCTTTTTTATGTAGCGCTGCGGCTAGCAGCATGGTTGTTTATGGATTAAAACAAATGTTTTATTGCAGAGGACCATTATTCGCA cgACTTATTCCATTGGGAGGATTGACCATTGgaaatatgattaattttgCTGTCATACGACAAAAAGAGATTATAAATGGAATTCCTGTATGGGTCATTCATGAAGAACCTTTCATGAATTCAAAAGTTGCTGCAATTAAAGCAGCTTCTGAATGTTTTTTTACCAGAACATTAACTGTGGCTCCAACAATGATTATGATACCAATTGTGGCAGAATATATAAGAACAACTTGTTTCTATTATCGTCGTCCATGGGCCTTATTACCAATCAAACTGAGCTTATGTCTTGCTtc CTTGTTAGTGATGATTCCCTCGGCATTGGCATTATATCCAATGTGCAA TTGTATGAGACCAGATTTAATGAAGATATTTCCATCggaatataatgaatttacaGAAAAGTTCAAAGAGGAAGTGCAGCCAGATAGaatctattataataaaggATTGTAa
- the LOC124947098 gene encoding sideroflexin-2-like isoform X2 — MIMHSRLGNEPEDLKKEDIIYAKKLYDSSFHPDNNELMNLIGRMSFQFPGNAILLMAMMTFYKSTVALLGLQVINQAFTTIVNYTNRSITTNELDESKNNIVAEEAFLCSAAASSMVVYGLKQMFYCRGPLFARLIPLGGLTIGNMINFAVIRQKEIINGIPVWVIHEEPFMNSKVAAIKAASECFFTRTLTVAPTMIMIPIVAEYIRTTCFYYRRPWALLPIKLSLCLASLLVMIPSALALYPMCNCMRPDLMKIFPSEYNEFTEKFKEEVQPDRIYYNKGL; from the exons ATGATTATGC ATTCTAGGTTGGGAAATGAACCagaagatttgaaaaaagaagatatcatTTATGCGAAGAAACTTTACGACAGTTCCTTCCATCCTGATAACAATGAATTGATGAATCTCATTGGTAGAATGTCATTTCAATTTCCTGGTAATGCCATTTTACTCATGGCAATGATGACGTTTTACaa ATCTACGGTTGCTCTTCTAGGCTTGCAAGTAATTAATCAAGCATTTACTACTATcgttaattatacaaatagaaGTATAACAACCAATGAGTTAGAtgaatctaaaaataatatcgtagcAGAGGAAGCTTTTTTATGTAGCGCTGCGGCTAGCAGCATGGTTGTTTATGGATTAAAACAAATGTTTTATTGCAGAGGACCATTATTCGCA cgACTTATTCCATTGGGAGGATTGACCATTGgaaatatgattaattttgCTGTCATACGACAAAAAGAGATTATAAATGGAATTCCTGTATGGGTCATTCATGAAGAACCTTTCATGAATTCAAAAGTTGCTGCAATTAAAGCAGCTTCTGAATGTTTTTTTACCAGAACATTAACTGTGGCTCCAACAATGATTATGATACCAATTGTGGCAGAATATATAAGAACAACTTGTTTCTATTATCGTCGTCCATGGGCCTTATTACCAATCAAACTGAGCTTATGTCTTGCTtc CTTGTTAGTGATGATTCCCTCGGCATTGGCATTATATCCAATGTGCAA TTGTATGAGACCAGATTTAATGAAGATATTTCCATCggaatataatgaatttacaGAAAAGTTCAAAGAGGAAGTGCAGCCAGATAGaatctattataataaaggATTGTAa
- the LOC124947097 gene encoding uncharacterized protein LOC124947097, with translation MLKERVSINFSFSYVLFSFFFFFLLSYIKLHLKNKLPFKIMPICQRKRFVRLGAKKPCDRFQTSYERSYYYQYQNPWSLQKQQQYDLQFKTDLNAKSINVVAPFEHYVSSYNKDYKLKFIEDRSETYRKSSVAARPTLRNLCEKFIKDPVRPLTHSTTSGSTYVRRKIPFESLSLSQTNPVDDATCPIVNTGKHEFPTIPTNELSFYKHLDPLVSTTHMTHINFTSNEKRSNVVEKNIEKRSKCHHFLPKTIPTKGPLHFPRCTNNPPLIYRKKLNVIPYKAYTTTYNAHYDYVLTNLIPWHTVAKFPTVFKLSRNDVYKTPSMYRTEQCHVGTGWPIRAAINLGPIKLSPR, from the exons atgttaaaagagagagtgtctattaatttttctttttcctatgttcttttttcttttttttttttttttttattatcatatataaaattacatctAAAAAATAAGCTTCCTTTTAAAATTATGCCTATCTGTCAGCGAAAACGTTTTGTACGTCTTGGCGCGAAAAAACCATGTGACCGTTTTCAAACTTCCTATGAACgttcatattattatcaatatcaaaATCCGTGGTCGttacaaaaacaacaacaatatgatttacaatttaaaactGATTTAAATGCTAAATCAATAAATGTAGTGGCACCTTTCGAGCATTATGTGTCATCTTACAATAAAGAttacaaattgaaatttatcgaagaCCGATCTGAAACTTATCGAAAATCGTCAGTAGCGGCGAGACCAACGTTGAGGAATTTATGCGagaaatttatcaaagatCCAGTACGACCATTAACCCATTCAACGACCAGCG ggTCGACTtacgtaagaagaaaaattccatTCGAGTCATTGTCATTATCTCAGACCAATCCTGTGGATGATGCAACTTGTCCAATAGTAAACACAGGCAAACATGAATTTCCTACAATTCCTACGAACGAACTTAgcttttataaacatttagaTCCATTGGTAAGCACCACTCATATGAcacatattaattttacatcaaatgaaaaaagaagtaatgtcgttgagaaaaatattgaaaaacgtTCTAAATGTCATCATTTCCTTCCAAAAACTATTCCTACGAAAGGTCCTTTACACTTTCCACGTTGCACTAATAATCCTCCTTTGATTTATcggaaaaaattaaacgtaatACCTTATAAAGCATATACGACCACGTACAACGCGCATTATGATTATGTATTAACGAATTTAATACCTTGGCACACTGTCGCAAAATTTCCAACTGTTTTTAAATTGTCCCGGAATGATGTTTATAAGACTCCTTCGATGTATCGTACCGAGCAATGTCACGTGGGCACTGGTTGGCCAATTAGAGCAGCCATAAATCTCGGACCAATTAAATTGAGTCCACGATAG